A window of Rhodococcus sp. SGAir0479 contains these coding sequences:
- a CDS encoding GntR family transcriptional regulator codes for MATVGGGSGTGLREQVYLQLREQIMSGAVAPHDRLVEGRLCEALGVSRTPLREALVRLHADGIVTRRDDGYYPMFPDLDSIRDLYELRITLELRGIARHVENTDLRFDRALLEAVRGRWRALEADPPAPSPDIVQLDQQFHLELSTAAGNPALTRALATVNSQIRLVRMYDYQSPERVRATVTEHVAIVEQILDGDLTGALESLHGHVGESLDVVEQRAVQAVTAHALRGRR; via the coding sequence ATGGCCACCGTCGGCGGCGGGTCGGGAACCGGTCTGCGAGAACAGGTCTACCTGCAGTTGCGGGAACAGATCATGAGCGGGGCCGTGGCCCCGCACGATCGGCTCGTCGAGGGCCGGTTGTGCGAGGCCCTCGGAGTCTCCCGCACTCCGCTGCGGGAGGCACTGGTGCGTTTGCACGCGGATGGGATCGTCACCCGCCGCGACGACGGGTACTACCCGATGTTTCCGGACCTGGACAGCATCCGGGATCTCTACGAGCTGCGCATCACGCTCGAACTGCGGGGCATCGCGCGCCACGTCGAGAACACCGATCTCCGGTTCGATCGGGCGCTGCTCGAGGCCGTGCGGGGGCGGTGGCGCGCGCTGGAGGCCGACCCGCCGGCGCCGTCACCCGACATCGTCCAGCTCGATCAGCAGTTCCACCTGGAACTCTCGACCGCCGCCGGGAACCCGGCCCTCACGCGGGCGCTCGCGACCGTCAACAGCCAGATCCGGCTGGTGCGGATGTACGACTACCAGAGCCCCGAGCGGGTGCGGGCCACCGTCACCGAGCATGTCGCGATCGTCGAGCAGATCCTCGACGGCGACCTCACCGGTGCGCTGGAGAGCCTGCACGGCCACGTCGGCGAATCACTGGACGTCGTCGAGCAGCGGGCGGTGCAGGCGGTCACCGCACACGCTCTGCGCGGACGACGCTGA
- a CDS encoding alpha/beta hydrolase, which translates to MQSLGERSRRGGQSPRGWGRALAGVGAAALTVVLAAGTASAAPGSGSLGSLGSLGSGSGTGGSVGAGSSIPESLQEDPGPPPATRDDIDTVEITAEEQQARGVIKYTITSPALRREVSVQVQPAADRSVPRPTLYMLDGVSARNGNSGWISDRQGAAAKFFEDKDVNLVMLNGGRASLYADWDRVDPKLGLNKWETFITEELPPLIDAKLDTNGVNAIAGNSMGAQAAVMLAHRNPELYQGVAAFSGCYSTSDALGRLTVQTSVTSQGGDPANMWADEAERQAHDSVLNAERLRGKQIYLSVSNGRPGPFEEGSDDARRLYLGGAIEAAANVCTRVFDARLRTLGIPATIAYEGAGVHEWDYWRVQLPKAWPTLEKALGLS; encoded by the coding sequence ATGCAGTCGTTGGGCGAACGGAGCCGGCGCGGTGGACAGTCACCGCGAGGGTGGGGGAGAGCGCTGGCAGGCGTGGGTGCGGCGGCGCTGACCGTCGTGCTGGCGGCGGGAACGGCATCCGCCGCGCCCGGCTCGGGCAGTCTGGGCAGTCTGGGAAGCCTCGGCAGCGGAAGCGGCACCGGTGGCAGCGTCGGGGCAGGATCGTCGATCCCCGAGTCGCTCCAGGAGGATCCCGGTCCCCCGCCCGCGACCCGCGACGACATCGACACCGTCGAGATCACGGCCGAGGAGCAGCAGGCGCGGGGCGTGATCAAGTACACGATCACCTCGCCGGCGTTGCGTCGTGAGGTGTCGGTCCAGGTGCAGCCTGCCGCGGACCGCTCGGTTCCGCGGCCCACGCTGTACATGCTCGACGGCGTGAGTGCGCGCAACGGCAACAGTGGATGGATCAGCGACCGCCAGGGTGCCGCGGCCAAGTTCTTCGAGGACAAGGACGTCAATCTCGTCATGCTCAACGGCGGGCGTGCGAGCTTGTACGCCGACTGGGACCGGGTGGACCCGAAGCTGGGCCTCAACAAGTGGGAGACCTTCATCACCGAGGAGCTGCCCCCGCTGATCGACGCGAAGCTGGACACCAACGGCGTCAACGCGATTGCCGGCAACTCGATGGGCGCCCAAGCCGCAGTCATGCTCGCGCACCGGAATCCGGAGCTGTACCAGGGCGTCGCGGCGTTCAGCGGGTGCTACTCGACGAGCGACGCGCTCGGTCGGCTCACCGTCCAGACGAGCGTGACGTCCCAGGGCGGTGACCCCGCGAACATGTGGGCCGACGAAGCGGAGCGGCAGGCGCACGATTCGGTGCTCAACGCGGAACGGCTGCGCGGCAAGCAGATCTACCTGTCGGTGTCCAACGGCCGGCCCGGGCCCTTCGAGGAGGGATCGGACGACGCCCGTCGCCTCTACCTCGGTGGGGCCATCGAGGCCGCGGCCAACGTGTGCACGCGAGTGTTCGACGCACGCCTGCGCACCCTCGGTATCCCGGCGACCATCGCGTACGAGGGTGCCGGAGTGCACGAGTGGGACTACTGGCGCGTCCAGCTGCCGAAGGCCTGGCCGACGCTCGAGAAGGCGCTCGGCCTGTCCTGA
- a CDS encoding chorismate mutase produces MSVQTESCALHTTGSSRDADVASLDHLEQEVADLDALILDAVRRRSDLARSLGAVEVADPADPSSSFSELGPDGRALERMLARLSAAEPG; encoded by the coding sequence GTGTCTGTTCAGACCGAATCGTGCGCCCTCCACACCACTGGATCGTCCCGGGACGCCGACGTGGCCTCGCTCGACCACCTCGAGCAGGAAGTTGCCGACCTGGACGCCCTCATCCTGGACGCCGTGCGCCGACGCAGCGACCTGGCACGCAGCCTCGGCGCGGTCGAGGTCGCGGATCCTGCCGATCCCTCGTCGTCCTTCTCCGAGTTGGGGCCGGACGGACGCGCACTCGAACGCATGCTGGCGCGGCTGAGCGCCGCCGAGCCGGGATAA
- a CDS encoding MarR family winged helix-turn-helix transcriptional regulator, translating to MQHETRADDVAALHAELVQFARDLVAGGRDAQGGPSFAQHSALSFIARHPGCRATDISDSFGVNRSTVSRQLRGCVESGWVRTEPGSLRSGYPLSLTAQGAAVLAAADRRRLDEVRARVDGWSPAEVTAFAGILRRFREAPVPTTAPDTTTRVGDDAHA from the coding sequence GTGCAACACGAAACGAGGGCCGACGACGTGGCCGCGCTGCACGCCGAATTGGTGCAATTCGCCCGCGACCTGGTGGCCGGCGGACGGGACGCACAGGGCGGACCGTCGTTCGCTCAGCACTCGGCGCTGTCGTTCATCGCCCGCCATCCCGGGTGCCGTGCCACGGACATTTCCGACTCGTTCGGCGTCAACCGTTCCACGGTGTCGCGACAGTTGCGCGGATGCGTGGAGTCCGGGTGGGTGCGGACCGAACCCGGCTCGCTCCGCAGCGGTTACCCGCTCAGCCTCACCGCGCAGGGCGCAGCCGTGCTGGCGGCCGCCGACCGCAGACGCCTCGACGAGGTCCGGGCCCGTGTGGACGGGTGGTCGCCGGCGGAGGTTACGGCGTTCGCGGGCATCCTGCGGCGCTTTCGTGAGGCACCGGTCCCGACCACAGCTCCCGACACCACGACTCGAGTTGGAGATGACGCCCATGCGTGA
- the atzF gene encoding allophanate hydrolase → MTTMFDAPTLTERVRSAFARVRECDRPEVWIHLRPESDVVAEAARIAARVEAGAQLPLAGKLFAVKDNIDVAGLPTTAGCPEFGYTPQVSSPAVARLLDAGALVLGKTNLDQFATGLVGTRSPYGIVRAARYPDRVSGGSSSGSGVAVGLGLVDFALGTDTAGSGRVPAAFNGVVGIKPTLGLVPTSGVVPACADFDCVTVMAPTVDLAALAMSVMIGPDARDPRSRTWPSDVPLSAPRRPRVGVPLDAQLDVLSDGYRAGFATAARRAREAGADVVPVDIDSLLAAARLLYDGALVAERFDAVGDFVVANPDATLDPTVAAIVRGAAEPRAHEFVRDTGLLVAARHRAAALFSDVDALLLPTTTEHPLVEDVLADPVEINRRLGTFTNFCNLLDLSSVAVPVDGAPGESFGVMTVAPAFGDQVALDVAARIAGSAPAVLAPDAGVPLAVFGAHLRDQPLHHQLEALGARFERPVTTTDDYLMVRLDSVPPKPGLVRVAHGVGRSLPGELYRISPAGLGSFLAALPSPMALTEMTLADGTRAVGFTCTPAAAAHGVDITAFGGWRAYLAGASA, encoded by the coding sequence ATGACGACGATGTTCGACGCCCCCACCCTGACCGAGCGAGTGCGGTCCGCCTTCGCCCGGGTGCGCGAGTGCGATCGACCGGAGGTCTGGATCCACCTTCGGCCGGAGTCCGACGTCGTCGCCGAGGCCGCACGGATCGCCGCCCGCGTCGAGGCGGGCGCGCAGTTGCCGCTCGCCGGAAAGCTCTTCGCGGTCAAGGACAACATCGACGTGGCCGGTTTGCCGACGACCGCCGGGTGCCCCGAGTTCGGTTACACCCCACAGGTGTCGTCGCCGGCGGTGGCACGGCTGCTCGACGCCGGTGCGCTGGTGCTCGGCAAGACCAACCTGGACCAGTTCGCCACGGGCCTCGTCGGAACCCGCAGCCCCTACGGAATCGTCCGCGCCGCACGGTATCCCGACCGGGTGTCCGGTGGTTCGAGCTCCGGATCCGGGGTCGCGGTGGGCCTGGGCCTCGTCGACTTCGCGCTGGGGACGGATACCGCCGGATCGGGCCGCGTCCCCGCGGCGTTCAACGGTGTGGTCGGCATCAAGCCGACACTCGGTCTGGTCCCGACGTCCGGTGTCGTGCCGGCGTGCGCCGACTTCGACTGCGTCACCGTGATGGCGCCGACGGTCGACCTGGCCGCACTGGCGATGTCGGTCATGATCGGTCCCGACGCCCGCGATCCGCGCAGCCGGACGTGGCCGTCGGACGTCCCCTTGTCGGCGCCGCGCCGCCCGCGGGTCGGCGTCCCCCTCGACGCGCAGCTCGACGTCCTCTCCGACGGCTACCGTGCGGGATTCGCGACGGCCGCGCGGCGCGCCCGCGAAGCCGGCGCCGACGTCGTGCCCGTCGACATCGACTCGTTGCTGGCCGCCGCACGGTTGCTGTACGACGGCGCCCTCGTCGCCGAGAGGTTCGACGCGGTGGGCGACTTCGTCGTCGCCAACCCCGACGCCACCCTCGATCCCACCGTGGCAGCGATCGTGCGCGGCGCCGCCGAACCGCGGGCGCACGAATTCGTCCGCGACACGGGCTTGCTGGTGGCCGCGCGCCACCGCGCCGCCGCGCTGTTCTCGGACGTGGACGCACTGCTGCTGCCCACCACGACCGAACACCCGCTGGTGGAGGACGTGCTCGCCGACCCGGTCGAGATCAACCGCCGGCTCGGCACGTTCACGAACTTCTGCAACCTGCTCGACCTGTCGTCGGTCGCGGTACCCGTGGACGGCGCCCCGGGGGAGTCGTTCGGCGTGATGACCGTGGCGCCCGCGTTCGGCGACCAGGTGGCGCTGGACGTCGCGGCCCGTATCGCCGGTAGTGCCCCGGCGGTCCTCGCGCCGGACGCGGGGGTGCCGCTGGCGGTGTTCGGGGCGCACCTGCGCGACCAGCCGCTGCACCACCAGCTGGAGGCGCTGGGGGCCCGGTTCGAACGGCCCGTCACGACGACGGACGACTACCTCATGGTGCGTCTGGACTCGGTGCCGCCCAAGCCGGGGCTCGTGCGGGTGGCGCACGGGGTGGGCCGATCCCTGCCGGGCGAGCTGTACCGCATCTCACCGGCCGGCCTGGGGTCCTTCCTGGCCGCGCTGCCGTCGCCGATGGCGCTCACCGAGATGACTCTCGCGGACGGCACCCGGGCCGTCGGATTCACCTGTACCCCGGCGGCCGCGGCCCACGGGGTGGACATCACAGCGTTCGGAGGATGGCGCGCGTACCTGGCCGGTGCGTCGGCCTGA
- a CDS encoding AMP-dependent synthetase/ligase gives MREYGTPASFTVADDDAVVRTVFEHARRSPDLVVFSRPSGADWVDVTAAEFADLVTGVAKGLVAAGVQQGDRVALLSATRFEWSLFDFAIWAAGAVSVPIYDSSSTEQVAWIVEDSGAVLAIAETAAHASAFEGAATQLSRVLQIEDRAVDKLVAEGASLDDAVVAERLAGLRADDPASLVYTSGTTGRPKGCVLTHRNFLSEVRGILTASIGEVARPGNRMLTFLPLAHVLARAVSLAMFEAGGTQAHWSNFGSVAGQFERFRPHVILGVPRVFEKVRDTAAHTAEKGGRIPRAIFGFAEATAVAYSQALDAGGPSLRLRAYHAVADRLVFRKLRAAIGDECWWAISGGGALMPRLGHFFRGAGVPIYEGYGLTESTAAHCVNVPGQQRIGSVGRPMGGNTVRIADDGEIELHGGVVFAGYWRNDQATAEALRDGWLRTGDLGELDDDGYLTLTGRKKDLLVTAGGKNVSPGPLEDRLRSNVLISQAVVVGDGRPFIGALLTLDPEPFENWKAANGKPASATVSDLADDPDLRKAVQAVVDDANTTVSHTEAIKKFEILPRDLTEEAGELTATLKIKRNVVSERYAEQIASIYRRR, from the coding sequence ATGCGTGAGTACGGCACCCCCGCCAGCTTCACGGTCGCGGACGACGACGCCGTCGTTCGCACCGTGTTCGAGCACGCGCGCCGCAGTCCGGACCTCGTCGTGTTCTCACGGCCGAGCGGCGCGGACTGGGTCGACGTCACCGCGGCCGAGTTCGCGGACCTGGTGACCGGAGTCGCGAAGGGTCTCGTGGCTGCCGGTGTGCAGCAGGGTGATCGGGTGGCGCTGCTGTCCGCGACTCGATTCGAGTGGTCCCTCTTCGACTTCGCGATCTGGGCGGCCGGCGCGGTTTCGGTGCCGATCTACGACTCGTCGTCCACCGAGCAGGTCGCGTGGATCGTCGAGGATTCCGGTGCCGTGCTGGCGATCGCCGAGACCGCGGCGCACGCAAGCGCATTCGAGGGCGCCGCGACGCAGCTGTCCCGCGTGCTGCAGATCGAGGACCGGGCCGTGGACAAGCTCGTCGCGGAGGGCGCGAGCCTCGACGACGCCGTCGTCGCCGAACGCCTGGCCGGCCTCCGGGCGGACGACCCCGCGTCGCTGGTGTACACGTCCGGGACCACCGGTCGACCCAAGGGGTGCGTGCTCACCCATCGGAACTTCCTGTCCGAGGTGCGCGGGATCCTCACCGCCTCGATCGGCGAGGTGGCGCGCCCCGGGAACCGGATGCTCACCTTCCTGCCGCTCGCGCACGTGCTCGCCCGCGCCGTCTCGTTGGCGATGTTCGAAGCCGGTGGGACACAGGCGCACTGGTCCAACTTCGGCAGCGTCGCGGGCCAGTTCGAGCGATTCCGTCCGCACGTGATCCTCGGCGTCCCGAGGGTCTTCGAGAAGGTGCGCGACACCGCGGCGCACACTGCCGAGAAGGGCGGACGCATTCCCCGCGCGATCTTCGGGTTCGCCGAGGCCACCGCCGTCGCGTACAGCCAGGCGCTCGACGCCGGCGGACCGTCGCTGCGGCTGCGGGCGTATCACGCGGTCGCGGACCGTCTCGTCTTCCGCAAGCTGCGGGCGGCGATCGGCGACGAGTGCTGGTGGGCGATCTCCGGCGGCGGCGCACTCATGCCGCGACTGGGACACTTCTTCCGCGGCGCCGGCGTGCCGATCTACGAGGGCTACGGGCTCACGGAATCGACTGCGGCGCACTGTGTGAACGTGCCCGGCCAGCAGCGGATCGGCTCCGTCGGACGGCCGATGGGCGGGAACACCGTGCGCATCGCCGACGATGGCGAGATCGAGTTGCACGGCGGTGTGGTGTTCGCCGGGTATTGGCGCAACGACCAGGCCACCGCGGAGGCCCTCCGTGACGGCTGGCTGCGCACCGGGGACCTGGGGGAGTTGGACGACGACGGCTACCTGACGCTCACCGGTCGCAAGAAGGACCTGCTGGTGACGGCCGGTGGCAAGAACGTCTCACCCGGGCCCCTCGAGGACCGACTGCGGTCGAACGTCCTGATCTCGCAGGCGGTCGTCGTGGGGGACGGCCGGCCGTTCATCGGCGCCCTGCTCACGCTCGATCCCGAACCGTTCGAGAACTGGAAGGCGGCCAACGGCAAACCGGCGTCGGCGACCGTGTCCGACCTCGCCGACGACCCCGATCTGCGCAAGGCCGTGCAGGCCGTGGTGGACGACGCCAATACGACGGTCTCGCACACGGAGGCGATCAAGAAGTTCGAGATCCTCCCGCGAGATCTCACCGA